One stretch of Rhipicephalus sanguineus isolate Rsan-2018 chromosome 10, BIME_Rsan_1.4, whole genome shotgun sequence DNA includes these proteins:
- the LOC119407149 gene encoding activating signal cointegrator 1 complex subunit 1 isoform X2 translates to MWTLRTNATKLSTMLVQAVVITSYDDEPTCLGPKPKPRPVSNDNNSDGGPKGFFRRTHYVPQKFLPRLCGKKHAVRIQMERDTNTQIKVPQPDSCEDVIIIGQTEEDVESAHLRISATVCGMRQHEHYTHFVCFPLNNPKLCSTLEEFKEIVNKSCTGRGLDPNLFVSKQKLHLTIGMLVLLDAKECSMAQKVLEGCKDLVTSILQDEPLMVRVHGLEIMNDDESEVDVLYAKVSSSCNKEGPPRSPEKCRLQQLADTVAQRFLDSGFMLRQQERGRGPDHVKLHMTVMNTRLREQRFATENTTLPPARKPRNSFDASAIMKRNRDFSFGRVHVPSINVVDPHNCDTDGFYKRIAALVLPKQQQQQQ, encoded by the exons ATGTGGACGTTGCGGACAAATGCCACGAAGTTGTCTACGATGTTGGTGCAAGCGGTGGTGA TAACTTCCTATGACGATGAGCCGACTTGCTTGGGGCCTAAGCCGAAACCTCGGCCAGTGTCGAACGACAACAACTCGGACGGAGGGCCGAAAGGATTCTTCCGCCGGACGCACTACGTGCCGCAAAAGTTCCTTCC GCGGCTCTGTGGGAAGAAGCATGCTGTCAGGATTCAGATGGAACGCGATACCAACACCCAAATCAAGGTCCCCCAACCAGATTCGTGCGAGGATGTTA TTATCATCGGTCAAACGGAGGAAGACGTGGAGTCCGCTCATCTTCGGATATCGGCCACCGTGTGCGGCATGCGGCAGCACGAGCACTACACGCACTTCGTGTGCTTTCCCCTGAACAATCCAAAGCTTTGCAGCACTCTGGAAGAGTTTAAGGAGATTGTCAACAAGTCGTGCACG GGTCGAGGCCTGGATCCGAACCTGTTTGTGAGCAAGCAGAAGTTGCACCTCACCATCGGCATGCTAGTGCTGCTCGATGCCAAGGAGTGCAGCATGGCACAAAAGGTGCTGGAGGGCTGCAAGGACTTGGTCAC GTCAATCTTGCAAGACGAGCCCCTGATGGTGCGCGTACATGGCCTGGAGATCATGAACGACGACGAGAGCGAGGTGGACGTGCTCTACGCCAAGGTGTCGTCGTCCTGCAACAAGGAGGGACCGCCGCGATCTCCCGAGAA GTGCAGGCTGCAGCAGCTTGCTGACACCGTGGCCCAGCGCTTCTTGGACTCCGGGTTCATGCTGCGTCAGCAGGAACGGGGTCGCGGACCCGACCACGTCAAGCTGCACATGACCGTCATGAACACCCGACTGCGCGAGCAACGTTTTGCCACCGAGAACACGACCCTGCCGCCCGCGCGCAAGCCCCGCAACTCCTTTGACGCCAGTGCCATCATGAAG CGGAACCGCGACTTCAGCTTCGGGCGTGTTCACGTTCCCAGCATTAACGTGGTCGATCCGCACAACTGCGACACCGACGGATTTTACAAGAGGATAGCCGCACTTGTTCTGCcaaaacagcagcagcaacagcagtga
- the LOC119407149 gene encoding activating signal cointegrator 1 complex subunit 1 isoform X1 produces MVDVLNCELLWINGSCYRKLTPINRFSPSENVDVADKCHEVVYDVGASGVTSYDDEPTCLGPKPKPRPVSNDNNSDGGPKGFFRRTHYVPQKFLPRLCGKKHAVRIQMERDTNTQIKVPQPDSCEDVIIIGQTEEDVESAHLRISATVCGMRQHEHYTHFVCFPLNNPKLCSTLEEFKEIVNKSCTGRGLDPNLFVSKQKLHLTIGMLVLLDAKECSMAQKVLEGCKDLVTSILQDEPLMVRVHGLEIMNDDESEVDVLYAKVSSSCNKEGPPRSPEKCRLQQLADTVAQRFLDSGFMLRQQERGRGPDHVKLHMTVMNTRLREQRFATENTTLPPARKPRNSFDASAIMKRNRDFSFGRVHVPSINVVDPHNCDTDGFYKRIAALVLPKQQQQQQ; encoded by the exons ATGGTGGATGTTCTGAACTGCGAGCTACTGTGGATCAACGGGTCTTGCTACCGCAAACTGACGCCGATTAATCGGTTTTCGCCGTCAGAAAATGTGGACGTTGCGGACAAATGCCACGAAGTTGTCTACGATGTTGGTGCAAGCGGTG TAACTTCCTATGACGATGAGCCGACTTGCTTGGGGCCTAAGCCGAAACCTCGGCCAGTGTCGAACGACAACAACTCGGACGGAGGGCCGAAAGGATTCTTCCGCCGGACGCACTACGTGCCGCAAAAGTTCCTTCC GCGGCTCTGTGGGAAGAAGCATGCTGTCAGGATTCAGATGGAACGCGATACCAACACCCAAATCAAGGTCCCCCAACCAGATTCGTGCGAGGATGTTA TTATCATCGGTCAAACGGAGGAAGACGTGGAGTCCGCTCATCTTCGGATATCGGCCACCGTGTGCGGCATGCGGCAGCACGAGCACTACACGCACTTCGTGTGCTTTCCCCTGAACAATCCAAAGCTTTGCAGCACTCTGGAAGAGTTTAAGGAGATTGTCAACAAGTCGTGCACG GGTCGAGGCCTGGATCCGAACCTGTTTGTGAGCAAGCAGAAGTTGCACCTCACCATCGGCATGCTAGTGCTGCTCGATGCCAAGGAGTGCAGCATGGCACAAAAGGTGCTGGAGGGCTGCAAGGACTTGGTCAC GTCAATCTTGCAAGACGAGCCCCTGATGGTGCGCGTACATGGCCTGGAGATCATGAACGACGACGAGAGCGAGGTGGACGTGCTCTACGCCAAGGTGTCGTCGTCCTGCAACAAGGAGGGACCGCCGCGATCTCCCGAGAA GTGCAGGCTGCAGCAGCTTGCTGACACCGTGGCCCAGCGCTTCTTGGACTCCGGGTTCATGCTGCGTCAGCAGGAACGGGGTCGCGGACCCGACCACGTCAAGCTGCACATGACCGTCATGAACACCCGACTGCGCGAGCAACGTTTTGCCACCGAGAACACGACCCTGCCGCCCGCGCGCAAGCCCCGCAACTCCTTTGACGCCAGTGCCATCATGAAG CGGAACCGCGACTTCAGCTTCGGGCGTGTTCACGTTCCCAGCATTAACGTGGTCGATCCGCACAACTGCGACACCGACGGATTTTACAAGAGGATAGCCGCACTTGTTCTGCcaaaacagcagcagcaacagcagtga
- the LOC119407150 gene encoding uncharacterized protein LOC119407150 produces MADNDTAVEKKRGRPKKAETGEKRPKEDASADAPKAKRGRGRPKGSSKKGKKTATKAAAGAKKGTGRGRPRKSAAAEADKDTGSDDAGEGSD; encoded by the exons ATGGCTGACAACGATACCGCTGTTGAGAAGAAGCGTGGACGCCCCAAGAAGGCCGAGACGGGTGAAAAAAGACCGAAGGAG GACGCGTCCGCCGATGCTCCGAAGGCAAAGCGTGGCCGTGGCCGCCCTAAGGGTAGCAGCAAAAAGGGAAAGAAG ACTGCCACCAAGGCGGCTGCAGGCGCCAAGAAGGGCACCGGACGCGGACGGCCCCGGAAGTCGGCGGCAGCCGAGGCCGACAAGGACACCGGAAGTGACGATGCCGGCGAGGGATCCGACTAA